Proteins encoded by one window of Desulfonatronovibrio magnus:
- a CDS encoding Gfo/Idh/MocA family oxidoreductase, which yields MDSQGKDKKFDIDLTYITSRGKWYFNSWKGNPEKSGGIATNIGIHFFDMLMWIFGPARHKELHYSSSRRMSGYIELDRARVRWYLSLDRSDLPAAAVQQAKPAYRSISINGEELEFSTGFTDLHTLSYQHILNGNGFGVKEALPSINLVSELRNSQPVHRGNGTVHPMLRSKP from the coding sequence ATCGACAGCCAGGGAAAAGACAAAAAATTCGATATAGACCTGACCTATATCACTTCCAGAGGAAAATGGTATTTTAATTCCTGGAAAGGAAACCCTGAAAAATCAGGAGGAATAGCCACCAACATAGGCATTCACTTTTTTGATATGCTCATGTGGATATTCGGCCCGGCCAGACATAAAGAACTCCATTACTCATCCTCCAGAAGAATGTCCGGCTATATTGAGCTTGATAGAGCCAGGGTTCGCTGGTATCTTTCCTTAGACCGGTCAGATCTGCCTGCCGCTGCTGTCCAGCAGGCCAAGCCGGCTTACAGATCCATCTCCATCAACGGAGAAGAACTTGAATTTTCCACAGGCTTTACAGATCTGCATACATTGAGTTATCAGCATATTCTAAATGGTAATGGATTCGGAGTAAAAGAAGCTCTGCCCTCCATTAATCTGGTTTCCGAGCTGCGAAACTCTCAACCTGTTCACAGGGGAAACGGTACTGTTCATCCCATGTTGAGAAGTAAACCTTAA
- a CDS encoding type II toxin-antitoxin system VapC family toxin, which yields MDTQALLWFILDDNRLSKNGKEYIMNAEGSVFVSPASLWELAIKISLGKYSLAEPFLFFWNKQLQHNDFTLLNIDIKHTARLTELPFYHRDPFDRLIIAQSLEEKIPLVSSDSMFDKYTVNRIW from the coding sequence TTGGATACTCAGGCCCTGTTGTGGTTTATTCTTGATGATAACAGGCTGAGCAAAAATGGGAAAGAGTATATTATGAATGCTGAAGGGTCAGTTTTCGTCAGTCCAGCCAGCCTATGGGAACTTGCCATTAAAATAAGTCTTGGGAAATACTCTCTCGCAGAACCTTTCTTATTCTTTTGGAATAAACAACTTCAACATAATGATTTTACTCTCTTAAACATAGACATAAAACACACAGCAAGACTTACTGAACTGCCTTTTTATCATCGAGACCCCTTTGACCGATTAATTATTGCACAATCACTTGAAGAAAAAATTCCTTTAGTGAGCAGCGATTCCATGTTTGATAAATATACAGTTAATCGAATCTGGTGA
- a CDS encoding acyltransferase has product MTNRHPSHYFIHESSYIDKDVTVGSGTKIWHYSHVMTGASIGPGCVIGKYVEIGPGVIIGHGCKIQNNVSIFKGVILEDQVFCGPSVVFTNVFNPRAFIRRMDELRPTLVKKGATLGANCTIICGVTIGRYAMIGAGSVVTRDVPDHALVLGNPARQTGWVCKCGNKAEHGLVCDVCYKKTLSG; this is encoded by the coding sequence ATGACAAATAGACATCCTTCACACTACTTCATTCATGAGTCCAGCTATATTGACAAAGACGTCACCGTAGGATCTGGAACTAAGATATGGCACTACAGTCATGTCATGACCGGCGCATCAATCGGCCCTGGCTGCGTGATCGGCAAGTACGTAGAAATAGGCCCGGGCGTAATCATCGGCCATGGCTGCAAGATCCAGAATAATGTCTCCATATTCAAGGGGGTAATCTTAGAAGACCAGGTCTTCTGCGGCCCTTCAGTTGTTTTTACCAATGTCTTCAATCCCAGGGCCTTTATCCGGCGTATGGATGAACTCCGGCCCACCCTGGTCAAAAAAGGTGCCACTCTTGGGGCCAACTGCACCATCATCTGCGGAGTGACTATTGGAAGATACGCCATGATCGGCGCTGGTTCAGTGGTAACCAGAGATGTTCCGGACCATGCCCTGGTCCTGGGCAACCCGGCCAGGCAGACCGGCTGGGTGTGCAAATGCGGCAATAAAGCGGAACATGGACTTGTTTGTGACGTCTGCTATAAAAAAACCCTTTCAGGATAA
- a CDS encoding nucleotidyltransferase domain-containing protein, protein MAEIPTELKELMRNYIAQVNQVKQVDRAYLYGSYAKGKANKWSDIDVAIVSPDFSQDLFEERFFLMKLALKLDDRIEPSPFRPEDFNLDDPLVNEIRASGIAISSEYEQSVSKG, encoded by the coding sequence ATGGCTGAAATCCCAACTGAGCTAAAAGAACTTATGCGGAATTATATTGCCCAAGTCAATCAGGTCAAACAGGTTGACAGAGCCTATTTATATGGCTCTTATGCCAAAGGCAAGGCCAATAAATGGAGTGACATCGATGTAGCTATTGTAAGTCCGGACTTTTCTCAGGACCTTTTTGAGGAAAGGTTTTTTTTAATGAAATTGGCTCTAAAACTTGATGATCGGATCGAACCAAGTCCATTCAGGCCTGAAGACTTTAATCTTGATGACCCCCTGGTAAACGAGATCAGAGCTTCTGGCATTGCAATCAGCTCTGAGTATGAGCAATCGGTAAGCAAGGGATAG